The following are encoded together in the Babylonia areolata isolate BAREFJ2019XMU chromosome 18, ASM4173473v1, whole genome shotgun sequence genome:
- the LOC143292515 gene encoding SPARC-like isoform X6: MKLWLWALLLLGILLSSAVDGRQMGEDDDVDDDDDDHAETMGEDDDVDDDDDDHAETMDEDDDDIDDDYEDADDDGLDEETKTGPRPEGNDPIQNPCKNKICRRGETCIVDPDYRTRCVCHTNCVPGLPGDDRYEVCSKRNITYESECALDRDHCLCRRQLEGCSNPNFTKIRLDYFGPCQQLAPCTKREFEEFPRRTREWLFIIMTELADRREIPEYEDLVDLAGQEPTRSHAVLWKFCVLDVSPHDSMVSRRELLYTIQTLKPLEHCLMPFLDSCDADSDGQITLLEWGTCLGLESGKIRDVCKAVRREGDQDQQ; this comes from the exons ATGGGCgaagatgacgatgttgatgatgacgacgacgatcatgCTGAGACG ATGGGCgaagatgacgatgttgatgatgacgacgacgatcatgCTGAGACG ATGGACGAGGATGACGACGATATTGATGATGACTACGaagatgctgatgacgatgggTTAGACGAAGAGACGAAGACTGGCCCAAGACCTGAAGGAAATGATCCGATACAAA ACCCCTGTAAGAACAAGATCTGCCGACGCGGGGAAACATGTATCGTGGACCCAGACTACAGAACCAGATGTGTCTGTCACACCAACTGTGTCCCTGGACTGCCTGGCGACGATCGCTATGAG gtGTGCAGCAAACGTAACATCACCTACGAATCCGAATGTGCTTTGGATCGTGATCATTGCTTGTGCAGACGACAGCTTGAAGGCTGCTCCAACCCCAACTTCACAAAGATCCGCCTGGACTACTTCGGACCTTGCCAGC AATTGGCGCCATGCACTAAGCGGGAATTTGAAGAGTTTCCACGTCGCACGAGAGAGTGGCTTTTCATCATCATGACAGAGCTG GCGGACAGACGCGAGATCCCAGAATACGAAGACCTGGTGGACCTGGCTGGGCAGGAACCCACCCGTTCCCACGCCGTGCTGTGGAAGTTCTGTGTCCTGGACGTCTCCCCTCATGACAG TATGGTAAGTCGCCGAGAGCTGCTGTACACGATCCAGACTCTGAAGCCCCTGGAGCATTGCCTCATGCCTTTCCTGGACAGCTGTGACGCCGACTCTGACGGTCAGATCACTCTTCTGGAGTGGGGCACGTGCCTTGGTCTAGAGAGCG GCAAAATCAGAGATGTCTGCAAAGCTGTCCGCAGAGAAGGTGATCAAGACCAACAGTGA
- the LOC143292515 gene encoding SPARC-like isoform X8 — MKLWLWALLLLGILLSSAVDGRQMGEDDDVDDDDDDHAETMDEDDDDIDDDYEDADDDGLDEETKTGPRPEGNDPIQNPCKNKICRRGETCIVDPDYRTRCVCHTNCVPGLPGDDRYEVCSKRNITYESECALDRDHCLCRRQLEGCSNPNFTKIRLDYFGPCQQLAPCTKREFEEFPRRTREWLFIIMTELADRREIPEYEDLVDLAGQEPTRSHAVLWKFCVLDVSPHDSMVSRRELLYTIQTLKPLEHCLMPFLDSCDADSDGQITLLEWGTCLGLESGKIRDVCKAVRREGDQDQQ; from the exons ATGGGCgaagatgacgatgttgatgatgacgacgacgatcatgCTGAGACG ATGGACGAGGATGACGACGATATTGATGATGACTACGaagatgctgatgacgatgggTTAGACGAAGAGACGAAGACTGGCCCAAGACCTGAAGGAAATGATCCGATACAAA ACCCCTGTAAGAACAAGATCTGCCGACGCGGGGAAACATGTATCGTGGACCCAGACTACAGAACCAGATGTGTCTGTCACACCAACTGTGTCCCTGGACTGCCTGGCGACGATCGCTATGAG gtGTGCAGCAAACGTAACATCACCTACGAATCCGAATGTGCTTTGGATCGTGATCATTGCTTGTGCAGACGACAGCTTGAAGGCTGCTCCAACCCCAACTTCACAAAGATCCGCCTGGACTACTTCGGACCTTGCCAGC AATTGGCGCCATGCACTAAGCGGGAATTTGAAGAGTTTCCACGTCGCACGAGAGAGTGGCTTTTCATCATCATGACAGAGCTG GCGGACAGACGCGAGATCCCAGAATACGAAGACCTGGTGGACCTGGCTGGGCAGGAACCCACCCGTTCCCACGCCGTGCTGTGGAAGTTCTGTGTCCTGGACGTCTCCCCTCATGACAG TATGGTAAGTCGCCGAGAGCTGCTGTACACGATCCAGACTCTGAAGCCCCTGGAGCATTGCCTCATGCCTTTCCTGGACAGCTGTGACGCCGACTCTGACGGTCAGATCACTCTTCTGGAGTGGGGCACGTGCCTTGGTCTAGAGAGCG GCAAAATCAGAGATGTCTGCAAAGCTGTCCGCAGAGAAGGTGATCAAGACCAACAGTGA
- the LOC143292515 gene encoding SPARC-like isoform X4 has protein sequence MKLWLWALLLLGILLSSAVDGRQMGEDDDVDDDDDDHAETMGEDDDVDDDDDDHAETFQMDEDDDDIDDDYEDADDDGLDEETKTGPRPEGNDPIQNPCKNKICRRGETCIVDPDYRTRCVCHTNCVPGLPGDDRYEVCSKRNITYESECALDRDHCLCRRQLEGCSNPNFTKIRLDYFGPCQQLAPCTKREFEEFPRRTREWLFIIMTELADRREIPEYEDLVDLAGQEPTRSHAVLWKFCVLDVSPHDSMVSRRELLYTIQTLKPLEHCLMPFLDSCDADSDGQITLLEWGTCLGLESGKIRDVCKAVRREGDQDQQ, from the exons ATGGGCgaagatgacgatgttgatgatgacgacgacgatcatgCTGAGACG ATGGGCgaagatgacgatgttgatgatgacgacgacgatcatgCTGAGACG TTCCAGATGGACGAGGATGACGACGATATTGATGATGACTACGaagatgctgatgacgatgggTTAGACGAAGAGACGAAGACTGGCCCAAGACCTGAAGGAAATGATCCGATACAAA ACCCCTGTAAGAACAAGATCTGCCGACGCGGGGAAACATGTATCGTGGACCCAGACTACAGAACCAGATGTGTCTGTCACACCAACTGTGTCCCTGGACTGCCTGGCGACGATCGCTATGAG gtGTGCAGCAAACGTAACATCACCTACGAATCCGAATGTGCTTTGGATCGTGATCATTGCTTGTGCAGACGACAGCTTGAAGGCTGCTCCAACCCCAACTTCACAAAGATCCGCCTGGACTACTTCGGACCTTGCCAGC AATTGGCGCCATGCACTAAGCGGGAATTTGAAGAGTTTCCACGTCGCACGAGAGAGTGGCTTTTCATCATCATGACAGAGCTG GCGGACAGACGCGAGATCCCAGAATACGAAGACCTGGTGGACCTGGCTGGGCAGGAACCCACCCGTTCCCACGCCGTGCTGTGGAAGTTCTGTGTCCTGGACGTCTCCCCTCATGACAG TATGGTAAGTCGCCGAGAGCTGCTGTACACGATCCAGACTCTGAAGCCCCTGGAGCATTGCCTCATGCCTTTCCTGGACAGCTGTGACGCCGACTCTGACGGTCAGATCACTCTTCTGGAGTGGGGCACGTGCCTTGGTCTAGAGAGCG GCAAAATCAGAGATGTCTGCAAAGCTGTCCGCAGAGAAGGTGATCAAGACCAACAGTGA
- the LOC143292517 gene encoding eukaryotic translation initiation factor 4E-like, which yields MAANTEENINTKEEVEDSADKALVSPEDLIKHPLQNTWAMWFFKNDKARNWCDNLRLVTKFSTVEDFWGLYNHIQKASKLPTGCDYSMFKDGIEPMWEDEQNKRGGRWLVNMNKSQRHNDLDSVWQEILLCLIGEAFDEQSDEICGAVVNIRTKGDKLGIWTRDFNRQDAILKIGRTLKERLNMPKNCIMGYQAHTDTISKTGSTVKNRYQL from the exons ATGGCTGCGAATACAGAAGAAAATATCAATACAAAAGAG GAGGTGGAGGACTCAGCAGACAAAGCGCTGGTATCCCCAGAGGATCTGATCAAGCATCCTCTGCAGAACACATGGGCCATGTGGTTCTTTAAGAATGATAAGGCGCGAAATTGGTGTGATAATCTGCGTCTGGTGACGAAATTTTCAACTGTTGAGGACTTTTGGGG cCTCTACAATCATATACAAAAAGCCAGCAAGTTACCCACTGGGTGTGATTATTCCATGTTTAAG gaTGGGATTGAACCAATGTGGGAAGATGAGCAAAATAAGAGAGGGGGCCGCTGGTTGGTGAACATGAACAAAAGCCAGCGGCATAATGATCTTGACAGCGTCTGGCAGGAAATC CTTCTGTGCCTGATTGGAGAGGCATTTGACGAGCAGAGTGATGAAATCTGTGGTGCAGTGGTGAACATTAGGACCAAGGGAGACAAGCTGGGAATCTGGACAAGAGATTTCAACCGTCAGGATGCCATCCTGAAAATTGG GCGGACACTGAAGGAGAGATTGAACATGCCCAAAAACTGCATCATGGGTTACCAG GCCCACACTGACACCATCTCCAAAACAGGGTCAACAGTAAAGAACCGTTACCAATTGTAA
- the LOC143292515 gene encoding SPARC-like isoform X2, translating into MKLWLWALLLLGILLSSAVDGRQMGEDDDVDDDDDDHAETMGEDDDVDDDDDDHAETMGEDDDVDDDDDDHAETMDEDDDDIDDDYEDADDDGLDEETKTGPRPEGNDPIQNPCKNKICRRGETCIVDPDYRTRCVCHTNCVPGLPGDDRYEVCSKRNITYESECALDRDHCLCRRQLEGCSNPNFTKIRLDYFGPCQQLAPCTKREFEEFPRRTREWLFIIMTELADRREIPEYEDLVDLAGQEPTRSHAVLWKFCVLDVSPHDSMVSRRELLYTIQTLKPLEHCLMPFLDSCDADSDGQITLLEWGTCLGLESGKIRDVCKAVRREGDQDQQ; encoded by the exons ATGGGCgaagatgacgatgttgatgatgacgacgacgatcatgCTGAGACG ATGGGCgaagatgacgatgttgatgatgacgacgacgatcatgCTGAGACG ATGGGCgaagatgacgatgttgatgatgacgacgacgatcatgCTGAGACG ATGGACGAGGATGACGACGATATTGATGATGACTACGaagatgctgatgacgatgggTTAGACGAAGAGACGAAGACTGGCCCAAGACCTGAAGGAAATGATCCGATACAAA ACCCCTGTAAGAACAAGATCTGCCGACGCGGGGAAACATGTATCGTGGACCCAGACTACAGAACCAGATGTGTCTGTCACACCAACTGTGTCCCTGGACTGCCTGGCGACGATCGCTATGAG gtGTGCAGCAAACGTAACATCACCTACGAATCCGAATGTGCTTTGGATCGTGATCATTGCTTGTGCAGACGACAGCTTGAAGGCTGCTCCAACCCCAACTTCACAAAGATCCGCCTGGACTACTTCGGACCTTGCCAGC AATTGGCGCCATGCACTAAGCGGGAATTTGAAGAGTTTCCACGTCGCACGAGAGAGTGGCTTTTCATCATCATGACAGAGCTG GCGGACAGACGCGAGATCCCAGAATACGAAGACCTGGTGGACCTGGCTGGGCAGGAACCCACCCGTTCCCACGCCGTGCTGTGGAAGTTCTGTGTCCTGGACGTCTCCCCTCATGACAG TATGGTAAGTCGCCGAGAGCTGCTGTACACGATCCAGACTCTGAAGCCCCTGGAGCATTGCCTCATGCCTTTCCTGGACAGCTGTGACGCCGACTCTGACGGTCAGATCACTCTTCTGGAGTGGGGCACGTGCCTTGGTCTAGAGAGCG GCAAAATCAGAGATGTCTGCAAAGCTGTCCGCAGAGAAGGTGATCAAGACCAACAGTGA
- the LOC143292515 gene encoding SPARC-like isoform X1, giving the protein MKLWLWALLLLGILLSSAVDGRQMGEDDDVDDDDDDHAETMGEDDDVDDDDDDHAETMGEDDDVDDDDDDHAETFQMDEDDDDIDDDYEDADDDGLDEETKTGPRPEGNDPIQNPCKNKICRRGETCIVDPDYRTRCVCHTNCVPGLPGDDRYEVCSKRNITYESECALDRDHCLCRRQLEGCSNPNFTKIRLDYFGPCQQLAPCTKREFEEFPRRTREWLFIIMTELADRREIPEYEDLVDLAGQEPTRSHAVLWKFCVLDVSPHDSMVSRRELLYTIQTLKPLEHCLMPFLDSCDADSDGQITLLEWGTCLGLESGKIRDVCKAVRREGDQDQQ; this is encoded by the exons ATGGGCgaagatgacgatgttgatgatgacgacgacgatcatgCTGAGACG ATGGGCgaagatgacgatgttgatgatgacgacgacgatcatgCTGAGACG ATGGGCgaagatgacgatgttgatgatgacgacgacgatcatgCTGAGACG TTCCAGATGGACGAGGATGACGACGATATTGATGATGACTACGaagatgctgatgacgatgggTTAGACGAAGAGACGAAGACTGGCCCAAGACCTGAAGGAAATGATCCGATACAAA ACCCCTGTAAGAACAAGATCTGCCGACGCGGGGAAACATGTATCGTGGACCCAGACTACAGAACCAGATGTGTCTGTCACACCAACTGTGTCCCTGGACTGCCTGGCGACGATCGCTATGAG gtGTGCAGCAAACGTAACATCACCTACGAATCCGAATGTGCTTTGGATCGTGATCATTGCTTGTGCAGACGACAGCTTGAAGGCTGCTCCAACCCCAACTTCACAAAGATCCGCCTGGACTACTTCGGACCTTGCCAGC AATTGGCGCCATGCACTAAGCGGGAATTTGAAGAGTTTCCACGTCGCACGAGAGAGTGGCTTTTCATCATCATGACAGAGCTG GCGGACAGACGCGAGATCCCAGAATACGAAGACCTGGTGGACCTGGCTGGGCAGGAACCCACCCGTTCCCACGCCGTGCTGTGGAAGTTCTGTGTCCTGGACGTCTCCCCTCATGACAG TATGGTAAGTCGCCGAGAGCTGCTGTACACGATCCAGACTCTGAAGCCCCTGGAGCATTGCCTCATGCCTTTCCTGGACAGCTGTGACGCCGACTCTGACGGTCAGATCACTCTTCTGGAGTGGGGCACGTGCCTTGGTCTAGAGAGCG GCAAAATCAGAGATGTCTGCAAAGCTGTCCGCAGAGAAGGTGATCAAGACCAACAGTGA
- the LOC143292515 gene encoding SPARC-like isoform X7, whose product MKLWLWALLLLGILLSSAVDGRQMGEDDDVDDDDDDHAETFQMDEDDDDIDDDYEDADDDGLDEETKTGPRPEGNDPIQNPCKNKICRRGETCIVDPDYRTRCVCHTNCVPGLPGDDRYEVCSKRNITYESECALDRDHCLCRRQLEGCSNPNFTKIRLDYFGPCQQLAPCTKREFEEFPRRTREWLFIIMTELADRREIPEYEDLVDLAGQEPTRSHAVLWKFCVLDVSPHDSMVSRRELLYTIQTLKPLEHCLMPFLDSCDADSDGQITLLEWGTCLGLESGKIRDVCKAVRREGDQDQQ is encoded by the exons ATGGGCgaagatgacgatgttgatgatgacgacgacgatcatgCTGAGACG TTCCAGATGGACGAGGATGACGACGATATTGATGATGACTACGaagatgctgatgacgatgggTTAGACGAAGAGACGAAGACTGGCCCAAGACCTGAAGGAAATGATCCGATACAAA ACCCCTGTAAGAACAAGATCTGCCGACGCGGGGAAACATGTATCGTGGACCCAGACTACAGAACCAGATGTGTCTGTCACACCAACTGTGTCCCTGGACTGCCTGGCGACGATCGCTATGAG gtGTGCAGCAAACGTAACATCACCTACGAATCCGAATGTGCTTTGGATCGTGATCATTGCTTGTGCAGACGACAGCTTGAAGGCTGCTCCAACCCCAACTTCACAAAGATCCGCCTGGACTACTTCGGACCTTGCCAGC AATTGGCGCCATGCACTAAGCGGGAATTTGAAGAGTTTCCACGTCGCACGAGAGAGTGGCTTTTCATCATCATGACAGAGCTG GCGGACAGACGCGAGATCCCAGAATACGAAGACCTGGTGGACCTGGCTGGGCAGGAACCCACCCGTTCCCACGCCGTGCTGTGGAAGTTCTGTGTCCTGGACGTCTCCCCTCATGACAG TATGGTAAGTCGCCGAGAGCTGCTGTACACGATCCAGACTCTGAAGCCCCTGGAGCATTGCCTCATGCCTTTCCTGGACAGCTGTGACGCCGACTCTGACGGTCAGATCACTCTTCTGGAGTGGGGCACGTGCCTTGGTCTAGAGAGCG GCAAAATCAGAGATGTCTGCAAAGCTGTCCGCAGAGAAGGTGATCAAGACCAACAGTGA